In the genome of Bacillus thuringiensis, the window TAATCTTATTTTTCCCTTTGAATTTCTTCTATAATTTCTAAAAATGCTTGTACTTGCTTCAACTGCCTTGCCGAGTCACTTGTTAACAACCATGTTTCTCTTGTCAATTGAACAGGTGTTTTATACATATTTTCCTGTACTTCCTTTAAAACAGTAGAAGGTAAAAGGGCATAACCTATACCATTTAAAACAAGTTGTTTGCATGTTTCAATTTGGTCAACTACAATCGTTCGCTTAGGCGGATTAGAAAATAAACCATACCACCAATTTTGTATTTGTCCATAATAAGTCGAGTCACTTTTAAATTGAATGAACGGTCTGTTTGTTTCTTTTAGCATCGAAATATCTTTTATTTCTTTATCAACTAAATACAGTTCATCTTCAAATAATTTTTGCTTCTGACCTTTATATTCTTGTGTTCCCCTCAGTATAGCAACATGAACGTCTCCTTCATAAAACTGCTTTTGCACTTCACTACTCCATCCAGTAAACAGCGATATCTTTACAGAAGGATATTTATGCACAAACTTTTTCAAAACAGGAGGGAGCCAATATTGACCAATAACTGATGCAACAGCTATTTTTAACGTTCCATGAGTTTCCGTTCTAAAAACAGCTAGCTCACTTTTTATATCCTCTTCTTTTTGCAACATTTCTTTGGCATAATTTGCAACTTTTTCCCCTTCAGGTGTAATTGTCAATCCTTTTTGTGAGCGAATAAAAAACTTCATTCCCCATTGTTTCTCCATAGATTGTAATCGTTGACTCAGCGCAGGTTGGGAAACAAATAAACGTTCCGCCGCTTTTCTCATATTTGATTCCTGAGCTAACACAACCATCATTTGAAAATCATCAATTTGCAACTTTCTCCCTCTTTCCTTAGCTTCCATACACCTTATTTCAATAAGCTTTCATTCAGAAAATACAATTTTCTAGCGCAAACTTTCCTTATGTTTTATGTCTTTTTAAATATAATACATACACAAGTGATATGCACGAAAAAAAGTGACTTCTTCGTTTCTATGAAGTCACTTTTCTCACGTTATCGATTATGTTGTCTTACTTTCTTGTTCAACAATTTTAAAATAGCCCGACGTGTTAAAATCCCCTCAAAATATCCTTCTTCATTAACAGCGCAAATAAAAGGATGATCAATTGTCATTTCTAAAGCTTTTGCAAATGAATCTTCTAATTTAAGAAAAGGTATATCTTCCTTCATCACCTGCTCTACTTTCATATCATCAAGTCTTTCAAACTCAATACGCTCTAATCCTAACATACCATCTAATATCATGGCAGTACTAATCAAACCATGTAATTTATACATTGGATCTAAAACAGGTATCGCCGAATATCCAGATTTCACAAGAACGAGTAAAGCGTGTTCTAAACCATTTCCAATTTGGACATGAGCTACTTTTTCCGATGAAATCATTAAATCCTTCACAAGAATTTGTTGAAATTCGTCTTTCGGAATACTAATCATATTACATCCCCCATTTTCCCTTTTTCCTGCTTATGTTCATAACTCTATTCACATTTTATAACAGCGTTTTCATATTATTATTTTGTCCTAAATTTATTTCAATAAAAATACAATCACACAGCTATTTTAGCATACAGCACAAAAAAAAGACTACCATTCCGGTAGCGCTTAATACCCTTTATTTTTTAATCTGTAAAATAACCTTGTGATTTTTTTATATTGCATCACATCTGTCTGTTTCAAACCATTCTCAATATCTGTAAGTTCTACAGCTAAAATT includes:
- the cbpB gene encoding cyclic-di-AMP-binding protein CbpB, which translates into the protein MISIPKDEFQQILVKDLMISSEKVAHVQIGNGLEHALLVLVKSGYSAIPVLDPMYKLHGLISTAMILDGMLGLERIEFERLDDMKVEQVMKEDIPFLKLEDSFAKALEMTIDHPFICAVNEEGYFEGILTRRAILKLLNKKVRQHNR
- a CDS encoding LysR family transcriptional regulator; its protein translation is MEAKERGRKLQIDDFQMMVVLAQESNMRKAAERLFVSQPALSQRLQSMEKQWGMKFFIRSQKGLTITPEGEKVANYAKEMLQKEEDIKSELAVFRTETHGTLKIAVASVIGQYWLPPVLKKFVHKYPSVKISLFTGWSSEVQKQFYEGDVHVAILRGTQEYKGQKQKLFEDELYLVDKEIKDISMLKETNRPFIQFKSDSTYYGQIQNWWYGLFSNPPKRTIVVDQIETCKQLVLNGIGYALLPSTVLKEVQENMYKTPVQLTRETWLLTSDSARQLKQVQAFLEIIEEIQREK
- the abbA gene encoding antirepressor AbbA, giving the protein MQREVVLTKEEESLLLDILFQQNYASEILAVELTDIENGLKQTDVMQYKKITRLFYRLKNKGY